CTTGATGAGCACCAGAAGGACTGCACTGTGATGAAAGGAGATGAGTCTCAGGAAGCACTTCCTGGTAGAGGTGGCTATTAAGGGTGGAAAGAGATACTGGCTTGAAGCAAGTCTtattaaggaaggaagaagatatgGAGAAAGGGGGCATGTCCTAGAAAGACAAGGACACTTAATGCCCCCAAAATCCTTTGAGTCCTTTCTCTCAGTCACTTTGGCGGGGCAGGAAGCTGATCTTGTATGAAGGGGGCACTTTGGTTACACTATTTTCCGTGGGGGTGAGGTCAATGTCTTCGGGTGCCTTGTTGGTGTCCAAGGTGAAGTTCTGAAGGATGGTGGTAAAGAAGAGGAATAATTCTGTCCGGGCGATGCTTTCTCCAAGACAAATGCGCTTCCCTGTGGGCACAGAAGGTCACTGGAGTGGACACCAGGTCACACACCTACTTTGTCCTGTCTCATATGAAAACCCAAACACAGATTTCCATTGTATATCATTTATATGGGTTTGACTTCTGATTagcaggttcaatttctgggCAGCTTTTCCAAAAGCAATATTCCAGAAAAGTATGTATGGCTTCCTTTACAATTCTCAATAACTCCACCAAGTACCTGGACTCACTTCTCCTAGACATCTGTGCATGTCATGTATGTGTCTCTTAATGTGTGCAGATTTTTGATCAAACAATTTAATGTCCTTCCTATCTAATATGAGAGTGGACCTACCTCATAGAAGCATCGAGAAGTCAAGGAGTTATTAGCGGTAACAATTCTTAAAATAATGCCACCCTGCATAAAGGACTATATATGTGTAGTTGCTGTCTGTTTTTCTCTGTATGGGGAGAGGATGTGTCTCTGACACTGCACTTATTTGTATCTCCAGCTCCTGATCTCAGCCTGAGAGCATCAAAGTTATAAAAACACTGTTAATGTGACATAACATTGTAATGAGGgtccaaagagataatataagtgtagtctcttgccttgcacatggtcaaccttaATTCAATCCTGAAACTGCATATAGTCTCCCACACATTGCTAGGGGTGATCCTAATGATAGAGTCAGTATTAAGCCACTGAAACTGCCTGTTTTAggccaaaaattaaaagttgGATGATTTACATCAAGTTTGGAGGGAATGGGAGTCTAAGGTTACCATCAgcttctccaaaataaaaaaaaaaaaccatccccAGAACATGTTCAACTGCTAATGTGGTGAGCAATGAAAACAAAGGTAGAACTTTCCATTTACTTTGCAAACTAATGATGTGTGGAAAAACTTTCAAGGACAGAATTCCAGGCAATGTGGATGCCTCTGAGAACAAGAGACACCTGTTTGTGTGGCATCAGCTGctcatacagagccaggaaacatGAGTTTAAGAAAGGCTCAGGAAGATCTCCAGATTTATTGTTCTACAATTTTGCTGTGGCCCAGTGCTGTCCCATTCCTTCCAACACAATAATGGTATTTCTCTGTTCTAATGATACTTTTTGATTTGTCTTTCTGCCAGTATTGGTCATATGCACCTCTTATGCCACAGATAGCTGAAGTTACTGTATTGAAAACAAGAACTTCCTCAGGATCTTCTTTTCTCCCAACGTTTAAGAAGCCTGAACACTAAGGGTTTATTAAAGTGGGGATACACACAAGTGACAATATATTGAGATCCtacaaaaaaaacttctaataTCCTGGCTTGTTTTTCTGAGGCACCATTCTGTCCCCACCTTCAAGATTTGCCCTTGGTATTCAGACTCTGCAGATCACACTCTTTCCTGTGACCGAATGGACACATTCATGAGACCTTTAGTGTAGAAGTCTATGCTTCCTGGAATTGTTACCACCCTGATTGCACAAACATTACCCAAAGTACCTATAGATCATTCACTACAGTttagatttatatagtaaaaatGATTCAAGCAGTTGTTTTGTGCTGATGGGATCTCTACACAGGAAATATTCAATTCTTGATGAGCTCATTACTTAATCCCACTCTGCACACTTGTACACGCTTCTGTAAAACGATCTATAATTCCAGCAGGCAAATTATCTGACAGAATCCCCATAAAGGACTGGACTCAAGATAGAATTCAAGAAACATTTTATAGTGAAGTGTACAAGTTAAAATATACATCCATGGCTGGAGTCTAGTAGAGCAGGTGAGGataaaggtatttgccttgtgtgcgttTAAAATCAGGTTTAATACACTGCACTGCACATTATCCCCCATCActaagagtaatcactgagtaaaGATCTGGGAATAAGCTCTGGGCACTGTCGAGAGTGGCCAAAAAATATATTGAGATACACActgacatatatatacatgtcttAGTGTCCACATTTCTGTGGTCTTAATGATTGAGTCTCATCCAACATAATAAAGATGAAGTGGGTCTGGTCTGCTTAAAGAACTGGATGATGCTAACTACTCAATAATCAAAGGCCTCTGACCTCACCACGACTAggatttgggaccagagcaagaTTAACTTACCGATAGAAAAAGGCATGAAAGCATCACACTTCTTAAATTTCCCATTGGCATCCAGAAAATGGTCAGGGTTGAAGGTTTCTGGTTTCTCAAAGGAATGTGGATCATTGTGAGCAGAGCTCAGGATGGGATATACTTCGGTGCCCTTAAGGAAGGTCAAAAGATCAGAAGGTAAGCTGGTATAGCTGGTACAGTAcatgccttgcaagaggctgactcaagttcaatccccagcaacatatggttctctgtgcccTGCCAAGAGTTGCCCCTGATTGGATAGTTAGAGTAAGCCTTGGGAATCTCTGGGCATGGCcgcaaatcaaacaaacaaagataatgCATTTCAATAGTCCCATTCCCCTCAGATGGGTCTATAGGAAAAGAGGCACTTAATATTAAAAACCCACAGGGGGGAATTATGAGAATACAGGATGCCCACACAGGATACATTCAGGACTCTTGTTGGCCTCACCTTTGGGATGAGGTATCCTCGGAAGTGTGTGTCCTTGGTGACAGAGTGAGGCAAGCTAAGGGGGATCAGGTCCACAAATCTTTGAATCTCATGGATGACTGCATCAGTGTATGGCATGTTGACTCGGTCACTGAGAGCAGGAGCACGGTGTGAGCCAATCACCTGGTCAATCTCTTTATAAACTCTCTCTGCAGGTAAGAGTAGGAACTGTAAGTGGCCTTCAAACAAACATGTAGCAAGAAGATGATTCTTGGCCTATGTGTTTCTATTCATGGGCAcctgagccaggaaaaaaaacctATAGGTAAGATTGTATTCCAACATTGTTATCCCTGAAAACCAATTCTAGAAGACATAGCAGGGAAAGGAGCAACAAGAATTCCACAAAAGAAGCAAAATGATGCATGTAAATCATAGATGATTTATCCAGATCAGAGAGTATAGAGGTGAGCTGctaaataaaaaaggtaaataagTGGATGTGTAAAGAGAAGGAGGGATAAACAAAGAGTGAGTTGATTGTTAAAAGAAGAAGCAGCAGTTGGAGAACATACCAACAGAGTTTTCATTTATCCATCTAGAAGGAACCTTCACTTGATCAAGGGCTTATTTAAAACCTGCAGAGCTCCCAGACTGAAAAGTACATGCTGCCTCTCATTGAGCCAGGATCCATTGTCTTACATATGCAGCTTAAAAAAGATCAGGTGATCCACTCACATAAATAAAACCCCATTCTGCCCACCTGTGATATGGGGGTACTTGAGCAGGATCAGGAATCCATAGCGAAGGGTGGTGCTGGTGGTCTCAGTGCCAGCAAAGAAGAGTGAGAGCACACCGATGAGGAGGTTCTGCTGGTGGAACTCAGTGCTGGGGTCAGATTTCTCCTGAATACAGAAAGAGAGTGTTGAAGTCATTGGAGCCTAGACTGGCACTAACTGTGGGAGCCTCTCTGGAAACCTCCATCTATTTCTTGTTGTTCAACATTTCATCCATTCTCTATGTGTCCAGTTGTCTCTTGGGCTTTAATTTAGCATTTCTTTGGTGTTTGTTTTCTCTTCCCAGCAGCTCTTTTTGCTTCTGGGTCTCACCAAGACTTCAATTTTCATTTGTCCCTTGCTCTGTGATCGATTTAATGGTCTGTCTCTATCTGACTCTCTAAGGAGAGAAACCAAGTAGATTTTTATTCCTCCTAAAGTCAGAGACCTGTTGCTGCTGCCTAGGGGTTTCAGAGAGAGGGAAATTCACtggtcagagaaagaaagaaagaaagaaagaaagaaagaaagaaagaaagaaagaaagaaagaaagaaagaaagaaagaaagaaagaaagaaagaaagaaagaaagaaagaaagaaagaaagaaagaaagaaagaaagaaagaaagaaagaaagagagagagagagagagaaagaaagaaagaaagaaagaaagaaagaaagaaagaaagaaagaaagaaagaaagaaagaaagaaagaaagaaagaaagaaagaaagaaagaaagagaagagagagagagagagagaaagaaagaaagaaagaaagaaagaaagaaagaaagaaagaaagaaagaagagaaagaaagaaagaaagaaagaaagaaagaaagaaagaaagaaaagaaagaaagaaagaaagaaagaagaaagagagagaaagaaagagagagaaggaaagaaagaaagaaagaaagaaagaaagaagaagagaaagaaagagagagaaagaaagaaagaaagagagaaagaaaggacagagaaagagagagaaagaaagagagaaagaaagaaagaaaaagaaggaaagaaagagaaagaaagaaagaaggaaggaaggaaagaaagagaaagaaagaaagaagaaagaaagagagacagagagagaaagaaagagagaagagaaagagagaagagaagagaaagaagaaagagaaagaaagaaagaaagaaagaaagaaaggaaagaaagaaagaaagaagaaagaaagaaagaaagaaagaaagaaagaaagaagaaagaaagaaagaaagaaagaaagaaagaaagaaagaaagaaggaaagaaagaaaagaaagagagagaaagaaagaaagaaagaaagaaagaaagaaagaaagaaagaaagaaagaaagaaagaaagaaagaaagagagagagagagagagaaagaaagaaagaaagaaagaaagaaagaaagaaagaaagaaagaaagaaagaaagaaagaaagaaagaaagaaagaaagaaagaaagaaagaaagaaagaaagaaagaaagaaagaaagaaagaaagaaagaaagaaagaaagaaagaaagatataaagcGTCTTTCTCATGCTTTATCTTTGGCCCCCGGGACCAGCAGGTGCTGCTTTTGGTCACTTTGGgcactacccccccccccccaatccaactgttcaactttttctttttatatgcagTATGACAGCAGACAAACCCAAGCGGCATGTCCAGGTACTGTGTACccgttcaactgtcattacagtggggctACCCAAGGGGCATGGCAAGTTAACTGCCATGTATCAAGAGAATCTATCTTTATTTGTCTCTCTCCTTGCCTTCTTCTACCCTTTGTCTTCCCACTAAATCTCCCATGCCCCTACTTTTCCATCATCCTTGTACCCCTTTCTTCTTGACTCTACATcatttcctcccttttctttcttcccctctcccaGGCCCAACTTTTTCCATGCGAATCAGGTAGGCATCAATGAAGTCCCTGGGAGCAGTGCAGTCCAAAGTCTCGCGATGCTTCTCCACATGGCGACGGATGAAGTCGACAATAGCTTGTAAATTTTTATAGATCTGCCTGTGTGTGCCAGGGAAGTACTTCAAGATGTGAGAATAGAGCTCAAACACCTGTGGGAAAAGAGATTTCTTTAGACAGTTTTGGGGCTGAATTTAGCAAGATACAGCTTCTGGAAACTTCCCTGAGATATccttctgtgtctgtctttccaCCTCTATCTCTATCTCA
This window of the Suncus etruscus isolate mSunEtr1 chromosome 14, mSunEtr1.pri.cur, whole genome shotgun sequence genome carries:
- the LOC126027511 gene encoding cytochrome P450 2B11-like — its product is MFTVLLLAVLMGLFLLMGWRHTNAHGHLPPGPRPLPFLGNLLQIGRQGFIKSFLKIREQYGDVFTVYLGPRPVVMLCGTETIREALVDQADAFSGRGKISVVEPVTKEYGMIFANGERWKILRRFSLITLRNFGMGKQSVEERIQEEAQCLMEELRNTKGTLQDPTFFFHFSTANIICSIVFGKRFSYQDPEFLQLMNVFLEIFNLLSSFPSQVFELYSHILKYFPGTHRQIYKNLQAIVDFIRRHVEKHRETLDCTAPRDFIDAYLIRMEKEKSDPSTEFHQQNLLIGVLSLFFAGTETTSTTLRYGFLILLKYPHITERVYKEIDQVIGSHRAPALSDRVNMPYTDAVIHEIQRFVDLIPLSLPHSVTKDTHFRGYLIPKGTEVYPILSSAHNDPHSFEKPETFNPDHFLDANGKFKKCDAFMPFSIGKRICLGESIARTELFLFFTTILQNFTLDTNKAPEDIDLTPTENSVTKVPPSYKISFLPRQTDGVAHQLTACLPVSPPWRLSNRPQQPTQRDDGEDGGSKTS